The proteins below come from a single Edaphobacter acidisoli genomic window:
- a CDS encoding DinB family protein, which produces MTIAELLLQDYDIEIDHTRRTLERVPEGKNDWKCHEKSMELGKLAMHCATLPQFGYYIIEDEGMDLAAPKRPHMSLDFTTRGAALKALDESSARCRAALAGASDEHLEKSWPFTWGEQVISKGPRLFAFRQMFFNHLVHHTSQLGVYLRLNNIPVPALYGPSADEQWSPK; this is translated from the coding sequence ATGACAATCGCCGAACTTCTTCTGCAGGACTACGACATCGAAATTGACCACACGCGCCGCACCCTCGAGCGCGTCCCCGAAGGCAAGAACGACTGGAAGTGTCACGAGAAATCCATGGAGCTGGGCAAACTCGCCATGCACTGCGCCACGCTGCCACAGTTCGGCTACTACATCATCGAAGACGAAGGCATGGACCTCGCCGCTCCCAAGCGCCCTCACATGTCGCTCGACTTCACCACACGCGGCGCAGCACTCAAGGCGCTGGACGAATCATCCGCCCGCTGCCGCGCCGCACTCGCTGGAGCCAGTGACGAACATCTCGAGAAGTCGTGGCCGTTCACCTGGGGCGAGCAGGTCATCTCCAAGGGCCCACGCCTGTTCGCCTTCCGGCAGATGTTCTTCAACCACCTCGTCCACCACACCTCGCAGCTAGGCGTCTACCTCCGCCTCAACAACATCCCCGTCCCCGCGCTCTACGGCCCATCAGCGGACGAGCAGTGGTCCCCGAAATAA
- a CDS encoding enoyl-ACP reductase FabI, with product MIDLKGKVAVVFGLANKRSIAWGIAQKLSEAGATLAICYQNERLQRDADELAAELPGARTFRCDVSSDADIDQVFGELKSAYGKLDILVHSIGFAPNIKNSVLNTTRDDFRIAHDISAYSLIALARAAAPLMTDGGSILTLTYYGSLKVFPNYNIMGVAKAALEAAVRYLAADLGAQKIRVNAISAGPIKTLAARGISDFTTILTAVEQRAPLHRNVDQLEVGNTALFLSSDLASGITGETTYVDCGYNITGL from the coding sequence ATGATCGACCTCAAAGGCAAAGTCGCCGTCGTCTTCGGACTCGCCAACAAACGCAGCATCGCCTGGGGCATCGCCCAGAAGCTCTCCGAAGCCGGCGCCACGCTCGCCATCTGCTACCAGAACGAGCGTCTCCAGCGCGACGCCGACGAGCTCGCCGCCGAGCTGCCCGGAGCCCGCACCTTCCGCTGCGATGTCTCCTCCGACGCCGACATCGACCAGGTCTTCGGTGAGCTGAAGTCCGCCTATGGCAAACTCGACATCCTCGTCCACTCCATCGGCTTCGCCCCCAACATCAAGAACTCCGTCCTCAACACCACCCGCGATGACTTCCGCATCGCCCACGACATCAGCGCCTACTCGCTGATCGCCCTCGCGCGCGCAGCGGCCCCGCTGATGACCGACGGAGGCAGCATCCTCACCCTGACCTACTACGGCTCGCTCAAGGTCTTCCCCAACTACAACATCATGGGCGTCGCCAAGGCCGCGCTCGAAGCCGCCGTCCGCTACCTCGCCGCCGACCTCGGCGCGCAGAAGATCCGCGTCAACGCCATCTCCGCCGGCCCCATCAAGACGCTCGCCGCACGCGGCATCAGCGACTTCACCACCATCCTCACCGCCGTCGAACAGCGCGCCCCACTTCACCGCAATGTGGACCAGCTCGAAGTCGGCAACACCGCGCTCTTCCTCTCAAGCGACCTCGCCAGCGGTATCACCGGCGAAACCACCTACGTGGACTGCGGCTACAACATCACCGGGCTGTAA
- a CDS encoding EVE domain-containing protein, protein MPFLLKTEPNKYSYDDLVRDGETTWDGISNNQALLYLRNMKPGEKLVIYHSNIGKAAIGTAKVVSVDATDPKNPNVRIKPVKRLKHEKPLDEIRKAAVFKDSLLFRQFRLSVVPLTEAQYDWLTS, encoded by the coding sequence ATGCCCTTTCTCCTCAAGACCGAACCGAACAAGTACTCCTACGACGACCTCGTGCGCGACGGCGAGACCACCTGGGACGGCATCTCCAACAACCAGGCCCTGCTCTACCTCCGCAACATGAAGCCCGGCGAAAAGCTCGTCATCTACCACTCGAACATCGGCAAGGCCGCCATCGGCACCGCCAAGGTCGTCTCGGTCGATGCGACCGACCCGAAGAACCCGAACGTCCGCATCAAGCCGGTCAAGCGCCTCAAGCACGAGAAGCCGCTCGACGAGATCCGCAAGGCAGCCGTCTTCAAAGACTCGCTCCTCTTCCGCCAGTTCCGCCTCTCCGTAGTCCCGCTCACCGAAGCCCAGTACGACTGGCTGACCAGCTAA